A part of Paenibacillus sp. IHBB 10380 genomic DNA contains:
- a CDS encoding GNAT family N-acetyltransferase, which translates to MIYELERSQFHRCSDIVNRGVNIEEKAIVAGTNPGRIFVDNIEKPRSAMIWLGNLDGFIFIGDSKNDLFNKEIKKYIDEVITVQAKELGLEWFECIGNHSSWYITFEEIFSDRELGSWDQNVYTLSSREYKTEGRHNLDHSFVIKRVTRDMLESDTILNQEFLKSKILKFWESENDFFENGIGFCVLHKNEIASLCITGFRYNEIHGIDIETIESFQGKKLAQNVVHSFVEHCFSNGFTPYWDCMEVNYPSNAVAQQVGFKREFSFKGYEFKL; encoded by the coding sequence ATGATTTACGAATTAGAAAGAAGTCAATTTCATAGGTGTAGTGATATTGTGAATCGTGGTGTTAATATTGAAGAAAAGGCGATAGTAGCGGGAACAAATCCAGGTAGAATATTTGTTGATAATATTGAAAAACCACGCTCTGCTATGATATGGCTAGGCAATTTGGATGGCTTTATTTTTATTGGCGATTCAAAAAATGATCTCTTTAATAAGGAAATTAAAAAGTATATTGACGAAGTAATCACAGTACAGGCTAAAGAACTCGGCCTTGAATGGTTTGAATGTATCGGTAACCATTCAAGTTGGTATATTACATTCGAAGAAATCTTTAGTGATAGGGAATTAGGATCATGGGATCAAAATGTATATACTTTATCCTCTCGTGAATATAAAACAGAGGGTAGACATAACCTTGATCATTCATTTGTTATCAAAAGGGTAACTAGAGACATGTTAGAATCAGATACAATTTTGAATCAAGAGTTTTTAAAATCCAAAATATTAAAATTCTGGGAAAGTGAAAATGATTTTTTTGAAAATGGTATTGGATTTTGTGTTTTGCATAAAAATGAAATTGCTAGTCTATGCATTACTGGATTTCGTTACAATGAAATACATGGAATTGATATTGAAACTATTGAATCCTTTCAAGGGAAAAAGCTTGCACAAAATGTTGTTCATTCTTTTGTAGAGCATTGTTTCTCTAATGGTTTTACACCGTATTGGGATTGTATGGAAGTGAATTATCCATCAAATGCAGTTGCACAACAAGTGGGTTTTAAAAGAGAATTTAGTTTTAAAGGTTATGAGTTTAAATTATAG
- a CDS encoding DUF3951 domain-containing protein: MSLNYRLSNTNKALIHNQRLLKIEFYADRKIITKKELPSSNYTPFDYITSQTNIEFHEEKEETEEENDKGDDKDKNNNK; encoded by the coding sequence ATGAGTTTAAATTATAGATTATCTAATACAAATAAGGCTCTAATTCATAATCAGCGCTTGCTGAAAATAGAATTCTATGCTGATCGTAAGATAATTACGAAGAAAGAATTACCGAGCAGTAATTATACGCCATTCGATTATATTACTAGCCAAACAAATATTGAATTTCATGAAGAAAAAGAGGAGACTGAGGAAGAGAATGACAAAGGTGATGATAAAGATAAGAACAACAATAAATAA
- a CDS encoding phosphotransferase enzyme family protein: protein MDEALVIKASKLYGIAKEECNFIGGFQNLVYSYSKENKNYVLRFSHDSHRSDTLIRAELDWINYLADNGLSVCKSIQSIRQVDCEMVEKNNDRYYVVAFEMAKGQKININNESEWNEEFFSRWGSMAGRIHSLTKKYKSKQVNTRRPHQYEKDQEFIHTISKKLDDTQTFSLQKFIYLSEVLNPDKKIEHDLYGLVHNDIHRGNFHVLGGELQLFDFDECSYNWFGNDIAIPLFYSVWEATPKNIERTEFAKKFLYHFLNGYAKEISITDDTLKHIPALLKMREVVLHLFFTTRWNLGELTFKQQQILKDLEFNIKNDIPFLELIF, encoded by the coding sequence ATGGATGAGGCTTTAGTTATTAAAGCATCGAAACTCTACGGCATAGCCAAAGAAGAATGCAATTTCATTGGTGGTTTTCAAAATTTGGTCTACTCATATTCCAAAGAAAACAAAAACTATGTTCTTCGTTTCTCGCATGATTCTCACCGTTCAGACACTTTAATCCGTGCAGAATTGGATTGGATAAATTACCTAGCAGACAACGGATTATCCGTTTGTAAATCAATTCAATCAATACGACAGGTTGATTGTGAAATGGTTGAAAAAAATAACGATCGATATTATGTTGTAGCTTTTGAAATGGCAAAAGGTCAAAAGATTAATATTAACAATGAAAGCGAATGGAATGAAGAGTTCTTTAGCCGATGGGGAAGTATGGCGGGGCGAATTCATTCATTAACAAAAAAATACAAATCAAAACAAGTTAATACTCGACGCCCACATCAATACGAAAAAGATCAAGAGTTCATACATACGATATCTAAGAAACTAGATGATACTCAAACTTTTTCACTTCAAAAGTTTATATATTTATCGGAAGTGCTAAATCCTGACAAGAAAATAGAACATGATTTATATGGCCTAGTACATAATGACATTCATAGAGGTAACTTTCATGTGCTAGGTGGGGAATTGCAATTATTTGATTTTGATGAATGTTCCTATAATTGGTTTGGGAATGATATTGCAATTCCCTTATTCTATTCAGTATGGGAAGCTACGCCAAAAAACATCGAAAGAACTGAATTTGCAAAGAAGTTTCTCTATCACTTTTTGAACGGTTATGCAAAGGAAATTTCAATAACCGATGATACTCTAAAACATATTCCAGCTCTTCTAAAAATGCGTGAGGTCGTATTGCACTTGTTTTTCACAACTCGATGGAATTTAGGTGAATTAACCTTTAAACAACAACAAATATTAAAGGATTTAGAGTTTAATATCAAAAATGACATCCCTTTCTTGGAACTAATTTTTTGA
- a CDS encoding aminoglycoside adenylyltransferase domain-containing protein: MGSTWDHSFVVHQEHDITNKARAGEYALKVVPKHWHKIIQESINVRQGVTKSLYRSKIKRKQEAITYMNYIMEQCNNKF, translated from the coding sequence ATGGGGAGTACTTGGGATCACTCGTTTGTTGTTCACCAGGAACACGATATTACAAATAAGGCTAGAGCGGGTGAATATGCATTAAAAGTTGTACCAAAACACTGGCACAAGATAATTCAAGAATCAATTAATGTAAGACAAGGCGTAACAAAATCACTCTACCGATCAAAAATTAAAAGAAAACAAGAAGCAATTACATATATGAACTATATTATGGAACAATGTAACAACAAATTTTGA
- a CDS encoding DUF4184 family protein yields the protein MICLTRSDALPFTFAHPLYSFPIKYIKPRYFSLVGLVLGSMSPDFEYFIALEPYQIIGHTHWGLFLEGIPLCIVILLLLQIIMKPFILHLPSTFNIDMKSYSFIRYFDFRKFSNWIVFLISVVVGFYSHIFIDSFTHKSGFLVMNYPFLQNSYFIIPLYKLLQYSLSIIGIVVQMCLIVVLIRKAPYSTKPFRRISLKRKLVYWLIVLITAISVIIAKLVFTTSTNIIGIIIVSSISGFFLGVIIASLIFRKN from the coding sequence ATGATCTGTTTAACGAGGAGTGATGCTTTGCCATTTACATTTGCACATCCATTATATTCATTTCCAATTAAATATATTAAACCTCGATATTTTAGCTTAGTTGGGCTTGTTCTTGGTAGTATGTCTCCTGATTTTGAGTATTTTATTGCATTAGAGCCATATCAAATCATAGGTCATACACATTGGGGACTATTCTTAGAAGGAATTCCCCTATGTATAGTCATTTTATTATTACTTCAAATAATAATGAAGCCTTTCATACTTCATCTGCCTTCCACGTTTAATATCGATATGAAGTCATACTCATTCATTAGATATTTTGACTTTCGGAAATTTTCGAATTGGATTGTGTTTTTAATATCTGTTGTGGTTGGATTCTATAGTCATATATTTATAGATTCATTCACTCATAAATCGGGATTCCTTGTCATGAATTACCCATTCTTACAAAACAGTTATTTTATTATTCCATTGTACAAGTTACTTCAATACTCACTTTCCATCATTGGTATTGTGGTTCAGATGTGTTTAATAGTTGTGTTAATACGTAAAGCTCCTTATTCAACAAAACCCTTTAGAAGAATCAGTTTGAAGAGAAAGCTAGTGTATTGGTTAATCGTACTTATAACAGCGATAAGCGTCATCATTGCAAAGTTAGTCTTTACTACAAGTACAAATATCATCGGAATCATTATTGTCTCTTCCATATCAGGATTCTTTCTTGGGGTCATTATTGCAAGTTTGATTTTTCGAAAGAACTAA
- a CDS encoding SDR family NAD(P)-dependent oxidoreductase: protein MESILITGANRGLGLELLKVFNSNAFFTFPVVRTEESAETIRAQFPYNCRPIVADLSEDKSINSIKLILENSTESLDVVINNAGISGSEYLIETLGTAEVNNLFNIHCLGPIRTVQACLPQLKRSNNPRIINVSSRLGSLTRMASGEFKDRGFSYSYRMAKAAQNMFTICLGQEVKRFNITVCAIHPGELLTRGRSTDANTDPSIAAENIYEWIGTIDINSSGLFVQPLVQDMPW, encoded by the coding sequence ATGGAGAGTATTTTAATAACAGGTGCAAATCGAGGTTTAGGTCTCGAATTGCTGAAAGTATTCAATTCAAATGCATTCTTTACTTTTCCTGTAGTTAGAACGGAGGAATCGGCAGAAACAATTAGAGCGCAATTCCCATATAACTGTAGACCAATAGTGGCGGATTTGTCAGAGGATAAGTCCATAAACAGCATTAAACTGATCTTAGAGAATAGTACAGAATCGCTAGATGTCGTGATTAACAATGCAGGTATTTCAGGTTCGGAATATTTAATAGAGACATTAGGAACCGCAGAGGTTAATAATCTATTTAATATTCATTGTTTAGGTCCTATTAGAACAGTACAAGCTTGCCTTCCTCAATTAAAAAGATCAAATAATCCAAGAATAATTAATGTTTCTTCAAGACTCGGTTCCTTAACACGAATGGCTTCAGGAGAATTTAAAGATCGAGGATTCTCATATTCATATAGAATGGCAAAAGCTGCTCAGAACATGTTTACAATATGTTTGGGTCAAGAAGTTAAGCGTTTCAATATAACAGTGTGTGCAATTCATCCGGGTGAGTTGTTAACAAGAGGTAGGTCAACTGATGCAAATACAGATCCATCAATAGCTGCAGAGAATATTTATGAATGGATAGGGACAATTGATATTAATAGCTCAGGACTTTTTGTTCAACCATTAGTTCAAGACATGCCTTGGTGA
- a CDS encoding GNAT family N-acetyltransferase, which produces MFKKIEEYSLNAWPALQNFVYDGWLLRFANGYTKRSNSISPIYDTNELNIQEKIKSCENIYTDVGLDTIFKVTPFVNPVNIDCILEGLGYYIVEPSSVQTVDLSEIEESLLNDAIVSTEINNEWVEILTKFKNLTDSNVRITKELLSKSYLMKGFFILYVDSVPVACGVGVIEGNYVGLYDIITDSKYRNQGYGKLGYKESYTYWYRIKKRL; this is translated from the coding sequence ATGTTTAAGAAAATTGAAGAATACTCACTAAATGCTTGGCCTGCTCTACAAAATTTTGTTTATGATGGTTGGCTCTTGCGTTTTGCTAATGGATATACCAAGAGATCGAATTCAATAAGTCCTATATACGATACCAATGAACTTAATATTCAAGAAAAGATTAAGTCCTGTGAGAATATTTATACAGACGTTGGCTTGGACACCATTTTTAAAGTAACTCCGTTTGTTAATCCAGTTAATATCGACTGTATCTTAGAAGGATTGGGCTACTATATTGTTGAACCTTCCAGTGTGCAGACAGTAGACTTATCCGAGATTGAAGAATCTCTATTAAACGATGCCATTGTTTCTACTGAAATTAACAACGAATGGGTAGAAATTTTAACTAAATTTAAAAATCTTACAGATTCTAATGTAAGGATAACAAAAGAATTGTTATCAAAGTCGTATTTAATGAAAGGATTTTTTATACTTTATGTTGATTCGGTTCCTGTTGCATGCGGAGTCGGTGTGATTGAAGGAAACTATGTTGGACTTTATGATATCATCACGGACAGTAAATATAGAAATCAAGGATATGGTAAACTCGGATACAAAGAATCATATACATATTGGTATAGGATTAAGAAGAGATTGTGA